In the genome of Phycisphaerales bacterium, one region contains:
- a CDS encoding UDP-N-acetylmuramoyl-tripeptide--D-alanyl-D-alanine ligase yields the protein MIKLVLSEAVQAMAGRPWGELSTVSVAGVSTDSRTTDASDLFFAIRGERFDGHAFVLDALRRGAVAAVVAESSAPRIAEQLRSADLPLPAAAVLIEVDDTTRALGQLAAFHRQQIAAEVIAVVGSNGKTTTKAMIHHILSARLRGRCSPKSFNNAIGVPLTLLSAEQGDEYLVVEIGTNAPGEVAELGALVEPDMVVLTCIGEEHLEGLGDLSGVAAEECSILKHVRPNGFAAVNIDAPEIQEFLPTGQPRLTTFGRHPDADVRITSPEYDSPWLTFRVNERFPFRLRIPGVHNALNAAGAATIARRLGFDYPEAAARLETFTPPPMRNELLEFAGLTLINDAYNANPQSAAAALDVLQRMPCRGQRVAVFGEMRELGPRSADLHRQLAESLRESGVDRVVLVGAAVESMYDAMSSGGLFGPTIECCRDVTECQERLAETLQAGDVVLLKASRAVELDRLVVPLREALCARSPA from the coding sequence GTGATCAAACTGGTGTTGAGCGAAGCGGTGCAGGCGATGGCCGGACGGCCGTGGGGCGAGTTGTCCACGGTCAGCGTGGCCGGGGTTTCGACGGATTCGCGTACAACGGATGCAAGTGATCTCTTCTTCGCAATTCGCGGGGAGCGCTTCGACGGACACGCCTTTGTGCTGGACGCACTGCGGCGCGGCGCGGTGGCCGCCGTAGTCGCGGAGAGCTCTGCGCCGCGTATCGCGGAGCAACTGCGGTCGGCGGACTTGCCTCTGCCTGCGGCAGCCGTACTGATCGAGGTGGACGATACGACCCGGGCGCTCGGACAACTTGCGGCCTTTCACCGGCAACAGATTGCGGCCGAGGTGATTGCCGTGGTCGGCAGTAACGGCAAAACCACCACCAAGGCCATGATTCACCACATTCTGAGCGCGCGCCTGCGCGGACGCTGCTCCCCCAAGAGCTTCAACAATGCGATCGGTGTGCCGTTGACGCTGCTGTCGGCCGAGCAGGGTGATGAATACCTCGTGGTCGAGATCGGCACCAACGCACCGGGGGAAGTGGCCGAGTTGGGAGCCCTCGTCGAGCCCGATATGGTCGTCTTGACTTGTATCGGCGAGGAGCACCTGGAGGGTCTCGGCGATCTCTCGGGCGTGGCGGCCGAAGAGTGCTCCATTCTGAAGCATGTCCGGCCGAACGGCTTTGCGGCCGTGAACATCGACGCACCTGAGATTCAAGAATTCCTGCCGACCGGTCAGCCGCGCCTGACAACCTTCGGTCGGCATCCGGATGCCGACGTGCGGATCACATCGCCGGAGTACGACTCCCCCTGGCTCACTTTCCGGGTGAATGAGCGTTTTCCGTTCCGGTTGCGGATTCCGGGCGTGCACAACGCGCTCAATGCAGCCGGTGCGGCCACCATCGCGCGGCGGCTCGGTTTCGATTATCCGGAGGCCGCGGCACGGTTGGAAACTTTCACCCCGCCGCCCATGCGTAACGAGCTGCTCGAGTTTGCCGGGCTCACCCTGATCAACGATGCGTACAACGCGAACCCGCAGAGCGCCGCGGCCGCCCTGGATGTGCTGCAGCGCATGCCGTGCCGCGGCCAGCGCGTGGCGGTGTTCGGTGAGATGCGCGAACTCGGGCCACGGTCGGCCGACCTGCACCGGCAGTTGGCGGAGAGTCTGCGTGAGAGTGGAGTCGATCGGGTCGTACTGGTGGGCGCCGCGGTTGAGAGCATGTATGACGCGATGTCGAGCGGCGGGCTATTCGGTCCGACCATCGAGTGCTGCCGGGATGTGACGGAGTGCCAGGAGCGTCTGGCGGAAACGCTGCAAGCAGGCGACGTGGTTCTCTTGAAGGCGTCCCGGGCGGTGGAACTGGATCGGCTCGTGGTACCCCTGCGGGAGGCGCTCTGCGCGAGGTCGCCGGCGTAA
- the mraY gene encoding phospho-N-acetylmuramoyl-pentapeptide-transferase, protein MLFHLMDWLGEGRGYFYKEPWVRAVMAILVAFGVVWALGPRVIRLLVRLKIGDRPEFDHQSLNEIMRNKANTPTMGGVLIVFAILITTLLLAALDNYYVLLGIFCLLWLAALGSIDDWLKLTAGRRSGTRTGLRFWEKLVFQMALGVLLAIFVHRYGAAVMDEARWGPDLAAPYNLNFTALNVPFYKQGLTALSIPAFYLITVLVVVGTSNAVNLTDGMDGLASGCMTLTAFAFMLLAVVIGTETYARNLDFRYIQHAAELAVVCGAIVGACLGFLWYNGYPAQVFMGDTGSLPLGGLIGYVAIVTRLELWLFIVGGVFVIEALSVLIQVGYYKLSGGQRVFRCAPLHHHYHLGGLNETQVVMRFWLLAALFAAFALWTVKLR, encoded by the coding sequence ATGCTGTTCCACCTGATGGATTGGCTGGGTGAGGGGCGCGGTTATTTCTACAAGGAGCCGTGGGTCCGTGCCGTAATGGCGATCCTGGTCGCCTTCGGCGTGGTGTGGGCGCTCGGGCCGCGCGTGATCCGGCTGCTGGTGCGGCTCAAAATTGGAGATCGGCCGGAGTTCGACCACCAATCGCTCAACGAGATCATGCGGAACAAGGCGAATACGCCGACGATGGGCGGGGTCCTGATTGTCTTCGCCATCCTGATTACGACGCTGCTGCTGGCCGCGCTCGACAATTATTACGTGCTGCTCGGGATCTTCTGCCTGTTGTGGCTGGCTGCCCTGGGCAGTATTGACGACTGGCTGAAGCTCACGGCGGGGCGCCGCTCGGGCACGCGTACGGGGCTGCGCTTTTGGGAGAAGCTGGTCTTTCAGATGGCTTTGGGCGTGCTGCTGGCGATTTTCGTGCACCGTTATGGGGCCGCGGTGATGGACGAGGCCCGCTGGGGGCCCGACCTCGCCGCACCGTACAATCTCAACTTCACCGCGTTGAATGTCCCCTTCTACAAGCAGGGGCTCACCGCTCTGAGCATACCCGCGTTCTATCTGATCACGGTGCTTGTGGTGGTCGGCACATCCAACGCGGTGAACCTGACCGACGGGATGGATGGCCTCGCCAGCGGTTGCATGACGCTGACCGCCTTCGCCTTCATGCTGCTGGCGGTAGTCATTGGCACGGAGACTTATGCCCGGAATCTCGATTTCCGCTACATCCAGCATGCCGCCGAACTGGCGGTGGTGTGCGGTGCGATCGTGGGGGCCTGCCTGGGATTCCTGTGGTACAACGGCTACCCGGCCCAGGTGTTCATGGGCGACACGGGTTCCCTGCCGCTGGGCGGCCTGATCGGGTATGTGGCGATCGTCACACGGCTGGAGCTGTGGTTGTTCATCGTCGGCGGCGTGTTCGTGATCGAGGCGTTGTCCGTGCTGATCCAGGTGGGCTATTACAAGCTATCCGGTGGGCAGCGGGTGTTCCGCTGCGCGCCGCTGCATCATCATTACCACCTCGGTGGATTGAACGAAACCCAGGTGGTCATGCGCTTCTGGCTGCTCGCGGCCCTGTTTGCGGCCTTCGCGCTGTGGACGGTGAAGCTGCGCTGA
- a CDS encoding cell division protein FtsW has translation MAEGTLAVTLGPYIHEHSGVRQRYDWTIVFLTGVLMTLGVAMVYSASVSIEAEPFDWRNWLNSPLRQGLFALVGFIGMLTVAHLDYRVFAWSGPWGGVRVVVPVGIALLLLVLVLIPGIGREALGARRAMELPGLGFGFQPSELGKVALVVWLAAMMSRPRGYGAARTSGPLESEWGVSTGGTVLAGDIRHFTTGFVPTVAVAGLIILLTVIEDFGTAALMGAVLVCLLVAGRARWLHLLMLAVPIAVAGAVFLFGKEYRRTRLLTWFSDAPDPSAEGYQIHQALLAIGSGGWTGLGLGRGIQKYGYIPQDHNDFIFVVICEELGVVGGLAVVLLFLLLLWRGWRVAARAADPFGKLLALGLTLMISLQAAFNIAVVTNSIPTKGISLPFVSAGGSGVVVLGLAAGLLASIGRERATPT, from the coding sequence ATGGCGGAAGGAACGCTGGCGGTGACACTCGGCCCGTACATTCACGAACACTCCGGTGTCCGGCAGCGTTACGACTGGACCATCGTCTTTCTGACCGGCGTGCTCATGACGCTAGGGGTCGCCATGGTCTATTCCGCGAGCGTCTCGATTGAAGCGGAACCCTTCGATTGGCGGAACTGGTTGAACAGCCCGCTGCGGCAGGGCTTGTTCGCGCTGGTCGGCTTCATCGGGATGCTCACCGTTGCCCACCTCGACTACCGGGTCTTCGCCTGGTCGGGGCCCTGGGGTGGCGTGCGAGTGGTGGTTCCCGTGGGCATCGCGCTGCTCCTGCTCGTGCTCGTCCTGATCCCCGGTATCGGGCGTGAGGCCCTCGGCGCTCGTCGTGCCATGGAACTGCCGGGGCTTGGTTTTGGATTCCAGCCCTCGGAACTGGGCAAAGTCGCACTCGTCGTCTGGCTTGCTGCAATGATGTCACGACCTCGGGGTTACGGCGCTGCGCGCACCAGTGGGCCACTCGAGTCCGAATGGGGCGTTTCCACCGGCGGCACGGTGCTGGCCGGTGATATCCGCCACTTCACCACCGGCTTCGTGCCGACCGTCGCTGTGGCCGGACTGATCATCCTGCTTACGGTGATCGAGGATTTCGGCACCGCCGCCCTCATGGGCGCCGTGCTGGTCTGTCTGCTGGTGGCAGGTCGGGCGCGGTGGCTGCACCTGCTTATGCTGGCGGTCCCGATCGCGGTCGCCGGGGCCGTATTCCTGTTCGGCAAGGAGTATCGCCGGACACGTTTACTCACATGGTTTTCCGATGCCCCGGACCCCTCGGCCGAGGGATACCAGATTCACCAGGCCCTGCTGGCGATCGGCTCTGGTGGCTGGACCGGCCTGGGCCTCGGCCGCGGCATTCAGAAATACGGCTATATCCCGCAGGACCACAACGACTTCATATTTGTCGTGATTTGTGAAGAACTGGGTGTCGTCGGCGGGCTGGCCGTCGTGCTGCTGTTCCTGCTCCTCTTGTGGCGGGGTTGGCGCGTCGCGGCGCGGGCTGCGGATCCATTCGGCAAGCTGCTGGCACTTGGCCTGACGTTGATGATCTCCTTGCAGGCGGCCTTTAATATCGCCGTCGTGACCAACAGCATTCCGACCAAGGGCATCTCGCTTCCGTTTGTCTCGGCCGGCGGCTCCGGTGTGGTCGTCCTGGGGCTCGCAGCGGGGCTCCTCGCAAGCATCGGCCGGGAGCGCGCCACGCCGACTTGA
- a CDS encoding radical SAM protein, producing the protein MRLATWTSAVVQNRMGWVPRPSWCTYLLTFRCNARCQMCDSWQIPPGEELTPADVRTVFEKIGRLDVVRLSGGEPFLRTDFAEIAEQVYAASRPDVLHITTNGSYRKRVQSFVEGFSAPRKLRFMVSFDGLEEEHNSNRGPGVPFRRAVETVRVLADFRERYGIEVSANHTVISPQSLADNEGLRATLGALGVEVHSVLAYADSAMYGLTLHGKSAEHLIVPRGYPLHPKLAGVDAVGFVERELERVDEFRSPLLRRGKRYYLRGLLARLRDDATPKPQPRCVALRSHIRVLPDGSVPVCQFNTQKVGNLKHQSFAEVWHNEDTREARAWVDGCPGCWAECEVMPNAIYSGDILRTVL; encoded by the coding sequence ATGCGCCTTGCGACGTGGACCAGTGCGGTGGTGCAGAACCGGATGGGATGGGTGCCCCGACCGTCGTGGTGCACCTATCTCCTCACTTTTCGCTGTAACGCGCGCTGTCAGATGTGCGATTCGTGGCAGATTCCGCCCGGCGAAGAATTGACCCCCGCGGATGTTCGCACCGTGTTCGAGAAGATTGGTCGGCTGGATGTCGTGCGGCTTTCCGGGGGCGAGCCCTTCCTCCGGACCGATTTTGCCGAAATCGCCGAACAGGTCTATGCCGCTTCCCGACCGGATGTCCTGCACATCACGACGAACGGCTCGTACCGGAAGCGCGTGCAGTCGTTTGTGGAGGGCTTTTCTGCGCCGCGGAAGCTGCGCTTCATGGTGTCGTTCGACGGGCTGGAGGAGGAGCACAACAGCAACCGGGGACCGGGTGTGCCGTTTCGCCGCGCCGTCGAGACGGTGCGGGTATTGGCGGACTTCCGCGAGCGCTATGGCATCGAGGTGAGCGCGAACCACACGGTGATCTCCCCCCAGTCACTGGCCGACAACGAGGGGCTGCGCGCGACCCTGGGGGCACTCGGTGTCGAAGTGCACTCGGTGTTGGCCTATGCCGACTCCGCGATGTACGGCCTGACGCTGCACGGAAAGTCGGCCGAGCACCTGATCGTGCCCCGGGGCTACCCGCTGCATCCCAAGCTCGCCGGTGTCGACGCGGTGGGTTTCGTCGAGCGCGAGCTGGAGCGCGTCGACGAGTTCAGGTCGCCGTTGTTGCGGCGTGGGAAACGCTACTACCTGCGGGGCTTGCTGGCGCGCCTGCGTGACGATGCGACCCCGAAGCCGCAGCCGCGCTGCGTCGCCCTGCGCAGCCACATCCGTGTCCTGCCCGACGGCAGCGTACCGGTCTGCCAGTTCAACACGCAGAAGGTCGGCAACCTGAAGCACCAATCGTTCGCAGAGGTTTGGCACAACGAAGATACGCGCGAAGCGCGGGCCTGGGTGGATGGCTGCCCCGGCTGCTGGGCCGAGTGTGAAGTGATGCCGAATGCCATTTATTCGGGTGACATACTGCGGACGGTGCTCTGA